A section of the Saccopteryx leptura isolate mSacLep1 chromosome 4, mSacLep1_pri_phased_curated, whole genome shotgun sequence genome encodes:
- the FZD9 gene encoding frizzled-9 encodes MAVPLLRRALLLWQLLAAGGAALEIGRFDPERGRGPPPCQAVEIPMCRGIGYNLTRMPNLLGHTSQGEAAAELVEFAPLVQYGCHSHLRFFLCSLYAPMCTDQVSTPIPACRPMCEQARLRCAPIMEQFNFGWPDSLDCARLPTRNDPHALCMEAPENATAGPAEPHKGLGMLPVAPRPARPPGDAAPGPGGGGTCENPEKFQYVEKSRSCAPRCGPGVEVFWSRRDKDFALVWMAVWSALCFFSTAFTVLTFLLEPHRFQYPERPIIFLSMCYNVYSLAFLIRAVAGAQSVACDQEAGALYVIQEGLENTGCTLVFLLLYYFGMASSLWWVVLTLTWFLAAGKKWGHEAIEAHGSYFHMAAWGLPALKTIVILTLRKVAGDELTGLCYVASMDAAALTGFVLVPLSCYLVLGTSFLLTGFVALFHIRKIMKTGGTNTEKLEKLMVKIGVFSILYTVPATCVIVCYVYERLNMDFWRLRATEQPCSPASMPGGRRDCSLQGGSVPTVAVFMLKIFMSLVVGITSGVWVWSSKTFQTWQSLCHRKMAAGRARAKACRAPGSYGRGTHCHYKAPTVVLHMTKTDPSLENPTHL; translated from the coding sequence ATGGCTGTGCCGCTGCTCCGCCGGGCGCTGCTGCTGTGGCAGCTGCTGGCGGCGGGCGGCGCAGCGCTGGAGATCGGCCGTTTCGACCCGGAGCGTGGGCGCGGGCCGCCTCCGTGCCAGGCGGTGGAGATTCCGATGTGCCGCGGCATCGGCTACAACCTGACCCGCATGCCCAACCTGCTGGGCCACACGTCTCAGGGCGAGGCAGCCGCCGAACTGGTCGAGTTTGCGCCGCTCGTGCAGTACGGCTGCCACAGCCACCTGCGCTTCTTCCTGTGCTCGCTCTATGCGCCCATGTGCACCGACCAGGTCTCGACGCCCATCCCCGCCTGCCGGCCCATGTGCGAGCAGGCGCGGTTGCGCTGCGCGCCCATCATGGAGCAGTTCAACTTTGGCTGGCCGGACTCGCTGGACTGCGCCAGGCTGCCCACGCGCAACGACCCCCACGCGCTCTGCATGGAGGCTCCAGAGAACGCCACGGCCGGCCCCGCCGAACCCCACAAGGGCCTGGGCATGCTGCCTGTGGCGCCGCGGCCCGCGCGGCCCCCAGGAGACGCAGCCCCGGGCCCGGGCGGCGGCGGCACCTGCGAGAACCCCGAGAAGTTCCAGTACGTAGAGAAGAGCCGCTCCTGCGCACCGCGCTGCGGACCGGGTGTCGAGGTGTTCTGGTCGCGGCGTGACAAGGACTTCGCGCTTGTCTGGATGGCCGTTTGGTCAGCGCTGTGCTTCTTCTCCACGGCCTTCACTGTACTCACGTTCCTGCTGGAGCCTCATCGCTTCCAGTACCCAGAGCGCCCAATCATCTTCCTCTCCATGTGCTACAACGTCTACTCGCTGGCTTTCCTCATCCGCGCGGTGGCTGGTGCCCAGAGCGTGGCCTGCGACCAGGAGGCTGGTGCGCTCTACGTGATCCAGGAGGGCCTAGAGAACACGGGCTGTACCCTCGTCTTCTTGCTGCTCTACTACTTCGGCATGGCCAGCTCGCTGTGGTGGGTCGTACTGACACTCACCTGGTTCTTGGCAGCAGGCAAGAAATGGGGCCACGAAGCCATTGAGGCCCATGGGAGCTACTTCCACATGGCAGCCTGGGGCCTGCCGGCCCTCAAGACCATCGTTATCCTGACACTGCGCAAGGTGGCCGGGGACGAGCTGACTGGGCTCTGCTACGTGGCCAGCATGGATGCTGCTGCACTCACAGGATTCGTGCTGGTGCCCCTGTCCTGCTACTTAGTGCTGGGCACCAGCTTCCTCCTGACTGGCTTCGTGGCCCTTTTCCACATCCGCAAGATCATGAAGACAGGCGGTACCAACACAGAGAAGCTGGAGAAGCTCATGGTCAAGATCGGAGTTTTCTCCATCCTCTACACAGTGCCGGCCACCTGCGTCATTGTGTGCTACGTGTATGAGCGCCTCAACATGGACTTCTGGCGCCTTCGGGCCACAGAACAGCCGTGTTCCCCAGCCAGCATGCCTGGTGGCCGGAGGGACTGCTCGCTGCAAGGGGGCTCAGTGCCCACTGTGGCTGTCTTTATGCTCAAAATCTTCATGTCGCTGGTGGTGGGCATCACCAGTGGTGTTTGGGTATGGAGCTCCAAGACTTTCCAGACCTGGCAGAGCCTATGCCACCGCAAGATGGCAGCTGGCAGGGCCCGGGCAAAGGCCTGTCGGGCCCCGGGGAGCTATGGCCGTGGCACTCACTGCCACTATAAGGCCCCCACCGTGGTCTTGCACATGACTAAGACGGACCCCTCCCTGGAGAACCCCACACACCTCTAG